In Lachnospiraceae bacterium, the DNA window TTCCCCTTGGGTCATAAACTGACAGAGCCTGAACAATACCTTGTTTTTCTTCTGATCCGTGATTTCCAGTCAAATCCAGATCGCCGTTTCGAGATCATTCCTTCAAAAGAAGTAAATGACTTTCTCCAGGCTGCCAATCCGGCTGTCAGCAGTACAAATTCTTCTGTTTCTACACCGAACAGACATATGACTGCATCTTCTGTACAAGCTCCTTCTAAAGTAAGTCTGAATCCTCAGCTACTCCGGTATGTGATCGCCATTGTAGATGAAAAAAGCCTGACAAAAGCCGCTGAAAAGTTTTACCTGACACAGCCCACACTTTCCCGATACCTCCATGGGATAGAAAAAATGCTGGGTACCAAATTATTTACAAGGGAGCATAACCGGTTACGTCCCACAAATGCTGGAAAAGTCTTTGTAAACTTTGCCCGCAATATCTTACAGATTGAAGAGGAAATGTCGGAACACATCAAAACCTATCAACAAGGACACGAAGGCAGCATTTACCTGCAATGTGATTCAAGTCTGCTCCACATCATCCAGACCCAGGTTGTCCCTGTTTTTAAAGAACAGCACCCGGATATCCAGTTGAATGTCAATACCAACAGCCGTGAGCAGATCCAGGAATCACTTTTAAATGCCTCTGCCGACTATGGAGTCTATTTTTCCTGCGAAGAGGAACACCCCATTTTAGACAGCCGTATCCTCAGTGAAGATGAGCTTGTATATTGTTCCAGAAGCACTCCTCTTTCTGATCCATCGGAACTTTCAAAAACCATGACTGTTCCAAAAGGGAATCCACTTCGCGACGAACAGGAACGTTTGTTTAAGCAGTTATATCCGACGGTTCCCCGTCCGTTCTGCGAAGCAGTTCCATCCGTTCTGCTCTTTCTGGAAAGAAATGGTGTTGGAAATACAATACTGCCGTCAAAAATCATGAGAGATAGCCAGGAAGATTGTCACTTTCTCACACCTTCCCAGGGATATTTTCTCATCATGGCCCACCACCCCATTCGCACCATGCCTCCGGTGACCAGAGATTTAGAAACTCTGCTTTACGATACATTTGAAACATATTTTGAGCATTATGATGAGATGTTTTCATAGCTGGTTAAAAAAACAGCTGTCGGACTGTAACTGGCAGCTGTTTCTTATTTTTTCCTTATTTTTTCAGATACTCACCAAGCATCTGTGTTACGCATGTCTGTATTTCATCTATTATCTGTTCACAGGCAGCTCTTTTCATACTAGCTGTCATTCCCACCGCCAGAAGTTCTTTTCTTCCTGGATTTCTTCCATTTCCATCAACTGTGGTCGTATGTTCTCCATAATAAGTATTGCTGTAGGTAAGATCATAGGCCGGGCTCAGATGCCATCTGTCTTCTGTTTCATTATATAGATAGGTGAAATTTTTCGAGTGGTCATCCCGGTTATGTGCAAATACATTAAAACACATTCTCCGGAACATATTTTCCACATCTTTTTCATTATCCCTTGTTAATATTTTCGTCAGTTTCATCAGACTATGATAATCCAGACTCGGCTGTTCAAAATCTAATTCTAAAAGAGCTGCCGCTGTCAGCATATGGATTCTCTTTCCACCTGGTCTTCTGTCAAATCTTTTGGTTCCAAAATATCCTTTGCACCTGTCAGATGGAAATAGTTTCGTTTCACTCATAGCAATTTGGCATTGCTTTGCGCAGCAGGAGTAATCATACTCCATCTTTCCTGTATCTTTCCCATCTACATGTGCAGGAAATTTTATAATCCATTCTTCTCCATGGATTGTTGTCATAATTTTAGGTCTTGCACCGCCGCTGGTACCTCCCAAATGATACAGTTCATCTAATTTATCCGAATATTCTGTATTTAATATTTTCTGACATTCTTCTGCCAGTTCATCTAAATCCAGCTTCCCTGTTTCTTCATCAAAACTCTTTTCCGGATAATACGTCAATGCTCCCATTCCAGAACTTCCAACAATCGCCAGTCGGTCTAAAATCGTCAGTTCATCTGGATTCTGCTGATGTGCACGAATCAGTCGATCCAGCAAAAGTCTTCCCCAATTGTCTGGAAGACTATCTGCAAATACTCCAAAAAGGCCTGAAAAATAATCTTTCGTTGGAACAAATACCTGGTTTTTCAAAGGCAACGAAAAAGGACTAATGGAAAAGCCATTTTCCAGCCATTCCTGTGCGTATTGAAATGCAGCTTTGTAATCTGCAGTCAACGCCAGTGTTCCTACAAGTTTTTCCCCATAATATACCTGAAGCACATTATCTTCTTTCATTGATAACCTCCCGTATATCCTTGTATGGTACCTGCGTAAAAAGATTTCTCAATTCATCTGCCATATCCAGTGCCATAGCGATTTTTGTTAAGGATATTAATGATATCTGCCCTGTAGCTTCAAATCTCTTAATAGATCCATAACTTACCCCACTGATTGAAGCTAACTTTTCCTGTGATATAGAGCGGCGTTTTCTGATATTTCGTACACGAAGCGCAAGATTCTGATCCAGTTCTTCCGCTGTTTCCCATATAAATTGTTCCATAAATGCCTCATTTATTTTCTGCTAATATTTTATCCAAAACAGCATTTTTTATATAAAAAAGATAATATTTTATCTATTTGTATTTTAACATTTACTTTCACAGTGCGCAACTTTCTTTTCCGTTAAAAACGTTTCCGTTTCTTTATTTATTTTTTCAGATACTCCGTATAAGGCACATCTGGATCCAGGATCAGACCGCCGTGCATGGTTGGTGCTTTAGCTGGTTTCATATAATCGCCGTATTCTGCGGTCAACCTTCCATCATAGCCCACCGGCACCGGTATCCTGCGGTTTTCAAATGGCATGTAGACCGCTTCCTTAAACCACTCCCGTTTCCAGGTGTTTTTTTCCAGATAACGAATAAAAACCGTATCGCACACATATTCCGTATCTTTTCCTTTAAAACGAGTACACAGTTTTTCATAACCCTTATACGCCTTGCGCATAGGAATATGAAGAATGCTTCCCACGCCATGAAGGAGCTTTCCGAAAAATGTTGCATTTTCATAATAATCAAACCGATACCATGTATAAAGTACGGTCCAGTAAAACTGGATCTTCTTAGCCCAGCTTTTTCTAGCTTTTTCCGTCTTTGGCATACCATCTAATGGGAAAATGTCAATGAAAATGCCGCAGTTATAACCTGCTTTTTTATCTTCTTCATTGCAGCCGCAGGTCTTACTGTTGCGTATCTGGGCATGCCCTCTAAGATAGTTTTTTTCTGTATATACAGTCTGGAGAACCAGATCTTCTTTCAGCCAGTCCGGAGCGATCTGTACGAATTTATCGTAATCTTCCCTTAACATCACCAGGTCAATATCATCATCCCAGGGAATATATCCTTCATGGCGGATAGTGCCAATGAGAGTTCCGCTGTCTGCAAAATATTTAAGCCCATTGGCTTTGCAGATACGCTCCACTTCATCTAACATTTCCAGCTGTACCGCCCATACACGTTTTGTCTTTTCATCTACCGTATATCCGCAGCGTATTTCTTCTTTGTAGAATTCCGGCTTTTCTTTCAGCATGTCCTATGATCCTTCCAAACTGTTTTGTCTAACACAATCTTTCTTTATATAGTTAAAACCTGCTATGGCTGTCCCGTCAGCCGTCTGTATATGATTCCCAGATACCGGTACAGGAACGCATCATGCATAACCAGAAGCACCAGGAAATATACCACTGCCCCGGCTCCGATCTGTACAAAGGTAGTGATCGGTCCAAGTCCACGGACCTGTTCCAAAAACTGTCCTGTCCATACCACAGCTCCCAGCATAACTACAGCTGCCGCAAGCCGCTTCCAGCCATAGCGCACCAGCATCTTCGGTTTTATAAAATCTCTTCCCAGCCACAGATAGAGAGATATGATAAAGCACTCTGCCGCTACAGAAGCCGCAGCAGCCCCGGAAGCCGCAAAATGAGGGATCAGCAGGAAATTTAAGCAGGCATTGACTGCGGCTCCTGCCACGATCACTTTACCACTCTGGGCACGTTTTCCGCCTGGCGTTAAGATCTGGCTGCCAATACAGTCGCTTAATCCCACAACCAGTACCAGCGGACTGCACACATACATCAAAAATGTAACCGGCAGATAGCCATTTCCCAAAAACCAGGGAATAAACTGGGCTGCGATCCCCGCCAGTCCCAGCATAATAGGCATTGCCATTAAAAGCACGAAATCTAACGAATCCCGGATACGCTCATGTACTTCCTCGATACGCCCATTTCCAAATAAATAAGACATGCGGGCAGACATAACCGCATTAAAAGACATGATCAGTATCTTCGCCATGTTCACAAAGCCGGTAGCATACTCATAATAACCGTTCTGGGACTTATTTTCCCCAGAGAACCAGCCAAGCATAGTCTTATCTAAAATGGTGTACACAGAAGTTGCAATGGTGGGGATAAAATACACCAGCGTTTCTTTTAAATGCCGCAGCGGACAAAGTTCCTTTAAAACAGGGCGCTCTACCTGCCCCTTTAAATACCCCCACATGGAGATATTTCCCAAAAGTCCTGTGGCTGCCGTCAGCGCCACATACAACAGCAGGTCCTCTTTTTTACGGATAAATAAAAACAGCATGGCAATACCCACAAGCTTTACTGCCGTATTTCGCAAAACGATGAGAGAATACTGCTCCAGCCCGCCAAAAAACCAGGAAATATCAAAGGCAACAGCAGTCAGCGTCATGGTAAGCACGATATAATAAGGACGATATTCTCTGGCAAAACCAATCACAAACAGCCAGATCATAAGGCATGCCGCCGTGGTTGCCATGCAAAGCGCCTCGATCTCCCAGAAAAGACGGTTGCGCATCTTTATGTCATCTCTGTGCCTTGCGATCTCTCTCTGCCCATAAGAAGCTGTTCCCAGTGCCGCCAATATGGCAAAATACTGGACTACAGAATTGGTATAACTCTGCACTCCCGTTCCGTCTGCCCCCAGAACACGGGAAATATAGGGCGTTGTGATAAAGGGTGTGATCAGAGTCATCACCTGGTAAATTAAATTGTATATATAGTTTTTCCGAACACTTGGTGCTTTTGCCATAAGATCTTCTCTATACTCCATTTACATTTATGTTCTCTGGAAATCTTTTTTGTCTCTTGGCTCATTATACCCATGGAAGACTTTTTAAGCAAGGTCTTTATCATCCTCAATTCTTTCAAACATCATTGACAAATTACCCTTTTTGTGCCTATTCTATACTTATAATGTAACCGTAATAAATACAGATCTAAAAATGATCACAAGGGGGATACATATTATGAAAAAAACATTGGCTGTTCTCATCACTGCTTGCAGTCTTTCCTTAGGCCTTACACCTGCGCTTACCGGAATTTCTGGAAACCTGGTCATAGAAGCAGAAGCACATCCAGGGCGGACCGACGCAAACGGCGGACACCGTGATAATAAAAATGTAAGCGGCCTTGGAAGTTACCACTATCACTGCGGCGGCCATCCAGCTCACCTGCATCCTAATGGCGTCTGCCCTTATGCAGGTGGTTCCACTGACGATAATTCCCGCTCATCCGGCGGTTCTTCCTCTAAAAATCAATCTTCTTTTGGAAACCAGACTCCAAAAGAAACCGCAGCCCCGCAAGTTTCCACCGGCTGGCAGACGGACGATCACGGCTGGTGGTACCGCCTTTCCGCAGACAGCTACTATGCTGACGGCGTAGCTGATATTGATGGTTCCACCTATCTTTTTAACAGTGACGGCTATATGCTCACTGGCTGGCAGCAGTTAAATGGACACTGGTACTATTTCAACCCAAGCGGTGCCATGGTGACCGGTGGTCAGATCATAGAAGGAAAATATTACTATTTTGATTCCGACGGTGTACTGGATGAGACCTATTATGATGCCGTAGATGAGCCAGGTGATGACACAAATGAAACAGCCGAAGATGACACAGACTATGACTACGACTATGATTACGATTTAGACGAATATTAACAGGCAAACCACCGGCTGTCGCAGGAGCATTACACGCAGATGCCCCTGCGGCAATTTTCATTTTTATATAAAAACATATAGGATTCCTCTGTACCTCTTTTGAAATTCAGTCGAATTGACTTTGATATAAGATACTCAATAGAAATTAGATTCTGCCATTCAGGCAAAACGGCTCATAGGATATGAGCCGGACTTTGTTATTCATAGAATTTACGATCATCACTCTTTATTATGACCATCAAAATCCAAACTCCTGCAATAACTGTTTCAGATATACAGGATCTTTCAGTGCACGCTGCAGATCATCTGCACGCCCTGATGTCAGAAGACAAGAATATAATTTATTCAGTCTGACCGTAGCTTCTTCCTGGCCTTCTGCATGTCCTTCTGCACGGCCTTCTGCACGGCCTTCTGCCAGTCCTTCTTCCCAGGCTTCTTCCCGGATCTCATCTGCATGCTCCTGAACATACTCTTTCATATACTGCTCAAACATCATATAGCGTTCCCCCATTTTCCGGCTTCTTTTAATCTGACGCATGGAATTCTGAAGCTGTTTGACAAATATATCTTCATAATCAGCTTCGCTTCCAATCAGATCAGCCTTAACAAAATCAAGTAATGATGTCAGTTCCTTCGGTACTTCCTCTCGATTTTCTCCGTTTGTGTTAAGAAAAACGGTACAGACCCCGTCACCAAATACATTTCCTGTTTCTTCACAATATCTCCGGATAGTGTAACGGCATTTTTTCTGTCCCAGTGGATCAAAGTTACAAATAAAAATGACATATGTATCTGCCAGTTCTCCATAACTCTTCCCTTTTTCCAACATTTCCACATCCATCTGACTGTGGTAATAACGGCTGCGTTTTTCCAGACTGTCTTTTTTTACCAGCTGCATCTCAATGTCATAATGTGTCCTGTTTTCATCTTTTGCAAATACATCCATGCGAATGCTTTTGCATTCTGGATTAAAAAAGAAGCCATGCTCCGTACTGATCTCAACTCTTTCAATCCGGATCTCCAATACACGTTCCAGAAAACATCTGCAGTTTTCTGCATCCATCATAACAGCCGCAAACATAAAATCGTCATGAAATACCAGTTCTTCCAGTGTTTTTTTACTCATTTTTCTTCCTCCGTAATACAGAGGAATCCTATATTGGTAGATTATCACATTTCTTCTGTATATGCAACAAAATTCCCCCACCCAAATCATAGCTACGTAAATATAACACTAAAATTGAAACTGCCAAAGAGATTTTTTTGACTTTCCCAGATCAATTGCGTATACTATAAAATAACGGTGTTTTTCCATACCGTTATAACGAATATATCAAAGGAGCACACCCGTGAAATTCGCAGTTACCATCGTTACGTACAACCGGCTGGAATTATTAAAAGAATGCGTACAACAGGTTCTGTCGCAGACAGTTCCCTTTTCCTATATTTGTATAGTAGACAACAATAGTACAGACGGTACTTCAAAGTATCTGGACCAGCTGGTGGCTGAGACCCAAACAGCTTCCTCTGACAAAAATAAACCGGAATTTCATATTCTTCATCTTCCGGAAAATATCGGCGGAGCAGGCGGCTTTGCAAAAGGTATTGAGAATCTTGGAAAAACAGACTGTGACTGGATCCTGATCATTGATGATGATGCCATGATCGCAGCCGATTATATAGAACAGCTTCAGAAAGCCATCTTAAAGACAAATTATCTGGCATATTCCGGTACAGTAACCACTGCCGGATCCATTGACACCACCCACCGGCGTTTCATTAAATGTCCCCGGCTGATGCTTTATGGACCAGTACCGGAAGAAGCATATGCCAAAGCTTCTTTTGAATACGATATCAGCACCTTCTGCGGTCTGTTGGTAAAGGCTGACATGGTGCGAAGGATCGGCCTTCCAAAAACGGAATATTTTATCTGGTTTGATGATACAGAATACTGTCTGCGTTTCCATGATCAGTCACGTATCTTAAATGTGACCACAGCTGTTTTAAACCATAAAACAACACCTGCCAGTTCTGCCCCGGCCATCAGCTGGAAAAACTACTACGGCTTCCGCAATGCCATTGATATAGGAAAGACCTATTCCAAGAATCCCCGCCTGTACATGGCATATATCTGGCTGAACCACAAGGCTCACATTTTCTTAGATACCCTCGGACTTCTGTTTGGAGACCAGAAAGAAATGCGCCGTTACCGTATTAAAATTTACAAAGATGTACTGAAAAACCGCCATAAAACACCTGACGGGAAATCCCCGGATTACCTGCCTGGAAGTGAATACAAAATAATTTGATCTTAAAAAGATATTAATGTCCTCTCAGAGTCTTTCCTGCACTTGATTTTGTGAGAACATATTAATTATAAGGAGAAAACTCATGCAAGCAATCATCCTGGCTGCCGGAATGGGAAAACGTTTAAAGCAGCTGACACAGAATAATACAAAATGTATGGTAAAGGTAAACGGTGTTCCTCTGATCAACCGCACCTTAAGCCAGCTAGAACAGCATGACCTGTCCCGGATCGTTATTGTTACCGGTTATGAAGGTCAGAAGCTTCGGGAACATATTGAAAGTCTGCATATCAAAACACCTGTTGTCTTTATCGACAATCCGGTCTATGACCGCACTAACAATATCTACTCCCTTTTCCTGGCAAAAGACTATCTGTTAAAGGAAGATACTCTTCTTTTAGAGTCCGATATCATCTTTGAAGACTCTGTATTAAACAGCCTTACTGATGATCCAAGAGACAGTCTTGCCCTGGCTGCAAAATACGAGTCCTGGATGGATGGAACCTGTCTGGTCCTCTCTGATCAGGATGATATCGAAGCCATGATCCCAGGCAAAAAATTCCGTTTTTCCGATACAGAACATTATTACAAGACCGTAAATCTTTATAAATTCAGCCGTGAATTTTCCAGGACACACTACGTCCCTTTCCTGGAAGCTTATACAAAAGCACTGGGAAATAATGAATACTATGAACAGGTATTAAAGGGTCTGGTAACTTTAGATGATTCGGGCATCAAGGCAAAACGTCTGGATGAGAACCAGCGCTGGTATGAAATTGACGATATCCAGGATCTGAACATTGCTGAGTCCATTTTCGCACCGGAAAAGGAACGCACCCACCTGATCCAGAAGCGCTTCGGCGGCTACTGGCGTTATCCGAAAATGCTGGATTTCTGCTATCTGGTAAACAGTTATTATCCGCCTGAAAAAATGATGGATGAGATCAAACATAATTTTGACGTCCTTGCAAGACAGTATCCTTCCGGAATGGCTGTAAACTCTCTTCTGGCTGCCAGAAACTTCTCCCTGCGCCAGAACCAGATCGTTGTAGGAAATGGCGCTGCAGAGCTGATCAAAGCCCTTATGGAGCGTGTAAAGGGTAATCTTGGTGTGATCCGTCCTGCTTTTGAAGAATATGCAAACCGTTGTGACAAAGAAAAGGTCATTGCCTTCGTTCCCCAGACAGAAGATTTCTCCTATGATGAAAATGATGTAATGGACTTCTTTGAAGGTAAAAATCTTGACTGTCTGGTACTTGTCAATCCGGACAATCCTACCGGCAATTATATCTCCTGTAAGGGCATGTTAAAGCTGGCCCGCTGGACAAAAGAAAAAAACATCCGCTTCCTTGCAGATGAGTCCTTTGTAGATTTCTCAGAAGAAGCAGAACCTACCCTTTTGGTGGAAGAACTGTTAGATGAAAATCCACATATGATCGTGGTAAAAAGTATTTCCAAGTCTTATGGTATCCCCGGACTGCGTCTGGGAGTGGCTGCCAGCGGCGATACTGACCTGATCGGACAGCTAAAAAAAGATGTTGCCATCTGGAATATTAATTCCTTCGGTGAATTTTATATGCAGATCGAAGAGAAATACAGAAAAGACTATGACTCTGCTTTAGACAAACTCCGTGGAGAGCGAACCCGTTTTGCAGAAAAACTAAGTAAGCTCCCAGGTGTCCGCGTCTTCCCATCCCAGGCAAATTACCTGATGGTGGAACTGACAGGCAAGAGCATCAGCGCCACAGAGATAACAGAGCTTCTTTTGACCCGCTATAACCTGTTTATCAAAGACCTGTCCTCCAAGATTTCCAGAAACGGCCGCCAGTTTTTACGGATTGCCATCCGGAACGAGGCAGAAGATAATATACTGGTAAAAGCCCTTAAAGAAATTTTAGCTCAATGCTCTAAGCAGTAACAATATAAAACCTTTTTTAATGGACTGACAGTAAAAGACCGCCTGAACCTATTTCCCAGGCCAGACGGTCTTTTTATTGTATTTGCAACATATTAACTCTTTTTCTTTTTATAATCTCCCCATGCATACATAACCAGTGCCAGAGCGATAACTCCATAGGAAATAAATACACGGAAATACTCACCAATGGCAGCATCACCAAACAGGTTCTTTCCTGCAGATGGGGCTACGATGAAAAGTAAGTGGAACAGGATACAGCCAAGAAGCGCCTGTCCGTTAGTAGCCTTTTTAATGGATGCACCGCCTACCAGGATAGCTGCGCCTGCATAAAGACCAACCTGCTCATGGGCACCGTAAGTCTGGAAAGAGCCCATGTTCTGAACAAAGATCAGCTGTCCCCAGCCAGCCAGTACAGTAGAGATCACAATGGCTATCACACGAACCCGGTCTACATTGATTCCGGAAGCATTGGCAACCGTACGGTTCTGGCCAACGGCACGGAACTGCTGACCGATCTTTGTTTTCATCAGTGCATTGTTAAATATACAGAGCAATCCTACAACGAAGAAAGTGACCATTGGTACACTGACCATGGAAAATAGATTTTTCACAACTGGAAGCTGTACCATTGCAATTGCTCCCACGCAGATACCGGCATAAGTAAAAGCTTTTTTCTTCTCCATTTTCTTCATTGCAAACATTACTAACGCCCCCACTGCCATAATACCGCAGATAACGAGAACGGCTGTGCTGAAGGAAACACGCAGCAGGCCATCTAAAGCATATTTAAAACCACGGTCTGTAGAAAGATCGATGGTATTGGCAACACCGGTAGATCCCTTGATCACCAGTCCCGGTGCCTTTAACGGGATCAGATTGCCGAAAATAAACAAGAACAATAACTGATACAATCCATTTGCAAAGTAACCTAAGATCAGGCCTCCGATCATTTCCTGGCCTTTCATCTTGTTCATCAGTTTACCGATAAGATAACCAAAAAACGCTGCAATAGGCATGGTCATAAGCATGGCAACCAGGAATCCGGTTAGTCCGCTGATGCCCCATTCTATCACCCACAAAGCTGCGATCTGGGCTGCCATGGCACCAATGGTAATAGCAAAGTTGATACCCATACCGGCAACGATAGGAATAATAAGTGCCAGTACGATAAATGCATTTCGGCTTAAGCGGCCGAATAATTCATACATTACAT includes these proteins:
- a CDS encoding LysR family transcriptional regulator, with product MTTRHFYYLTVIADMGNLSAAAEKLQISQPALSKFLTEYETSLGFQIFLRYHRHLVPTSEGRCVIEYAHKIVSEQNRLSQSLRPIINMNHTYIHLGTGPNRGSMIYSRIYQPFMKRYPDISLSLTELYSSKQTDAILKGQVDLAIGSGKSSDKVTDIPVAREELLVALPTAHPLSSSDKVRLTDLKDTPFVLQGPRHNIRILADGLFKEAGFEPVITFESDNVIIVDSMLHQAAGAGFVSKKYAAPCNELVFLPLDPPVYQETHIRFPLGHKLTEPEQYLVFLLIRDFQSNPDRRFEIIPSKEVNDFLQAANPAVSSTNSSVSTPNRHMTASSVQAPSKVSLNPQLLRYVIAIVDEKSLTKAAEKFYLTQPTLSRYLHGIEKMLGTKLFTREHNRLRPTNAGKVFVNFARNILQIEEEMSEHIKTYQQGHEGSIYLQCDSSLLHIIQTQVVPVFKEQHPDIQLNVNTNSREQIQESLLNASADYGVYFSCEEEHPILDSRILSEDELVYCSRSTPLSDPSELSKTMTVPKGNPLRDEQERLFKQLYPTVPRPFCEAVPSVLLFLERNGVGNTILPSKIMRDSQEDCHFLTPSQGYFLIMAHHPIRTMPPVTRDLETLLYDTFETYFEHYDEMFS
- a CDS encoding type II toxin-antitoxin system HipA family toxin; translation: MKEDNVLQVYYGEKLVGTLALTADYKAAFQYAQEWLENGFSISPFSLPLKNQVFVPTKDYFSGLFGVFADSLPDNWGRLLLDRLIRAHQQNPDELTILDRLAIVGSSGMGALTYYPEKSFDEETGKLDLDELAEECQKILNTEYSDKLDELYHLGGTSGGARPKIMTTIHGEEWIIKFPAHVDGKDTGKMEYDYSCCAKQCQIAMSETKLFPSDRCKGYFGTKRFDRRPGGKRIHMLTAAALLELDFEQPSLDYHSLMKLTKILTRDNEKDVENMFRRMCFNVFAHNRDDHSKNFTYLYNETEDRWHLSPAYDLTYSNTYYGEHTTTVDGNGRNPGRKELLAVGMTASMKRAACEQIIDEIQTCVTQMLGEYLKK
- a CDS encoding helix-turn-helix transcriptional regulator, whose amino-acid sequence is MEQFIWETAEELDQNLALRVRNIRKRRSISQEKLASISGVSYGSIKRFEATGQISLISLTKIAMALDMADELRNLFTQVPYKDIREVINERR
- a CDS encoding LicD family protein, whose protein sequence is MLKEKPEFYKEEIRCGYTVDEKTKRVWAVQLEMLDEVERICKANGLKYFADSGTLIGTIRHEGYIPWDDDIDLVMLREDYDKFVQIAPDWLKEDLVLQTVYTEKNYLRGHAQIRNSKTCGCNEEDKKAGYNCGIFIDIFPLDGMPKTEKARKSWAKKIQFYWTVLYTWYRFDYYENATFFGKLLHGVGSILHIPMRKAYKGYEKLCTRFKGKDTEYVCDTVFIRYLEKNTWKREWFKEAVYMPFENRRIPVPVGYDGRLTAEYGDYMKPAKAPTMHGGLILDPDVPYTEYLKK
- a CDS encoding oligosaccharide flippase family protein → MAKAPSVRKNYIYNLIYQVMTLITPFITTPYISRVLGADGTGVQSYTNSVVQYFAILAALGTASYGQREIARHRDDIKMRNRLFWEIEALCMATTAACLMIWLFVIGFAREYRPYYIVLTMTLTAVAFDISWFFGGLEQYSLIVLRNTAVKLVGIAMLFLFIRKKEDLLLYVALTAATGLLGNISMWGYLKGQVERPVLKELCPLRHLKETLVYFIPTIATSVYTILDKTMLGWFSGENKSQNGYYEYATGFVNMAKILIMSFNAVMSARMSYLFGNGRIEEVHERIRDSLDFVLLMAMPIMLGLAGIAAQFIPWFLGNGYLPVTFLMYVCSPLVLVVGLSDCIGSQILTPGGKRAQSGKVIVAGAAVNACLNFLLIPHFAASGAAAASVAAECFIISLYLWLGRDFIKPKMLVRYGWKRLAAAVVMLGAVVWTGQFLEQVRGLGPITTFVQIGAGAVVYFLVLLVMHDAFLYRYLGIIYRRLTGQP
- a CDS encoding YHYH domain-containing protein, with product MKKTLAVLITACSLSLGLTPALTGISGNLVIEAEAHPGRTDANGGHRDNKNVSGLGSYHYHCGGHPAHLHPNGVCPYAGGSTDDNSRSSGGSSSKNQSSFGNQTPKETAAPQVSTGWQTDDHGWWYRLSADSYYADGVADIDGSTYLFNSDGYMLTGWQQLNGHWYYFNPSGAMVTGGQIIEGKYYYFDSDGVLDETYYDAVDEPGDDTNETAEDDTDYDYDYDYDLDEY
- a CDS encoding Rpn family recombination-promoting nuclease/putative transposase; amino-acid sequence: MSKKTLEELVFHDDFMFAAVMMDAENCRCFLERVLEIRIERVEISTEHGFFFNPECKSIRMDVFAKDENRTHYDIEMQLVKKDSLEKRSRYYHSQMDVEMLEKGKSYGELADTYVIFICNFDPLGQKKCRYTIRRYCEETGNVFGDGVCTVFLNTNGENREEVPKELTSLLDFVKADLIGSEADYEDIFVKQLQNSMRQIKRSRKMGERYMMFEQYMKEYVQEHADEIREEAWEEGLAEGRAEGRAEGHAEGQEEATVRLNKLYSCLLTSGRADDLQRALKDPVYLKQLLQEFGF
- a CDS encoding glycosyltransferase, with the translated sequence MKFAVTIVTYNRLELLKECVQQVLSQTVPFSYICIVDNNSTDGTSKYLDQLVAETQTASSDKNKPEFHILHLPENIGGAGGFAKGIENLGKTDCDWILIIDDDAMIAADYIEQLQKAILKTNYLAYSGTVTTAGSIDTTHRRFIKCPRLMLYGPVPEEAYAKASFEYDISTFCGLLVKADMVRRIGLPKTEYFIWFDDTEYCLRFHDQSRILNVTTAVLNHKTTPASSAPAISWKNYYGFRNAIDIGKTYSKNPRLYMAYIWLNHKAHIFLDTLGLLFGDQKEMRRYRIKIYKDVLKNRHKTPDGKSPDYLPGSEYKII
- a CDS encoding aminotransferase class I/II-fold pyridoxal phosphate-dependent enzyme; protein product: MQAIILAAGMGKRLKQLTQNNTKCMVKVNGVPLINRTLSQLEQHDLSRIVIVTGYEGQKLREHIESLHIKTPVVFIDNPVYDRTNNIYSLFLAKDYLLKEDTLLLESDIIFEDSVLNSLTDDPRDSLALAAKYESWMDGTCLVLSDQDDIEAMIPGKKFRFSDTEHYYKTVNLYKFSREFSRTHYVPFLEAYTKALGNNEYYEQVLKGLVTLDDSGIKAKRLDENQRWYEIDDIQDLNIAESIFAPEKERTHLIQKRFGGYWRYPKMLDFCYLVNSYYPPEKMMDEIKHNFDVLARQYPSGMAVNSLLAARNFSLRQNQIVVGNGAAELIKALMERVKGNLGVIRPAFEEYANRCDKEKVIAFVPQTEDFSYDENDVMDFFEGKNLDCLVLVNPDNPTGNYISCKGMLKLARWTKEKNIRFLADESFVDFSEEAEPTLLVEELLDENPHMIVVKSISKSYGIPGLRLGVAASGDTDLIGQLKKDVAIWNINSFGEFYMQIEEKYRKDYDSALDKLRGERTRFAEKLSKLPGVRVFPSQANYLMVELTGKSISATEITELLLTRYNLFIKDLSSKISRNGRQFLRIAIRNEAEDNILVKALKEILAQCSKQ
- a CDS encoding ABC transporter permease; this translates as MRSKLDIREILQKNAVTVMFVVLCIIGLICSGQTVSYVMYELFGRLSRNAFIVLALIIPIVAGMGINFAITIGAMAAQIAALWVIEWGISGLTGFLVAMLMTMPIAAFFGYLIGKLMNKMKGQEMIGGLILGYFANGLYQLLFLFIFGNLIPLKAPGLVIKGSTGVANTIDLSTDRGFKYALDGLLRVSFSTAVLVICGIMAVGALVMFAMKKMEKKKAFTYAGICVGAIAMVQLPVVKNLFSMVSVPMVTFFVVGLLCIFNNALMKTKIGQQFRAVGQNRTVANASGINVDRVRVIAIVISTVLAGWGQLIFVQNMGSFQTYGAHEQVGLYAGAAILVGGASIKKATNGQALLGCILFHLLFIVAPSAGKNLFGDAAIGEYFRVFISYGVIALALVMYAWGDYKKKKS